A genomic window from Streptomyces sp. MST-110588 includes:
- the ileS gene encoding isoleucine--tRNA ligase, which translates to MTQPQYRQVPAQVDLPALEHAVLDFWRERKVFARSLQQSEGRPEWVFYEGPPTANGMPGAHHIEARVFKDVFPRFRTMQGYHVGRKAGWDCHGLPVELAVEKELGFNGKKDIEAYGIAEFNARCRESVTRHTDAFTELTTRMGYWVDLDDAYRTMDPDYIQSVWWSLKQIFSKGLLVQDHRVAPWCPRCGTGLSDHELAQGYETVVDPSVFVRLPLTSGPLAGEAALLIWTTTPWTLVSNTAVAAHPDVRYVVATDGTEKLVVAEPLLEKALGEGWSATGQSFTGREMERWAYRRPFDLVELEGANFVVNAEYVTTEDGTGLVHQAPAFGEDDLRTCKAYDLPVVNPVRPDGTFAEDVALVGGQFFKKADEALVEDLAARGLLFKHLAYEHSYPHCWRCHTALLYYAQPSWYIRTTAVKDALLRENEKTNWYPESVKHGRFGDWLNNNIDWALSRNRYWGTPLPIWRCEQDHLTCVGSLAELSELTGTDQSGLDPHRPYIDDVTFPCPACQDTATRVPEVIDAWYDSGSMPFAQWGYPYKNQDVFDKRYPAQFISEAIDQTRGWFYTLMAVGTLVFDKSSYENVVCLGHILAEDGRKMSKHLGNILQPIPLMDQHGADAVRWFMAAGGSPWAARRVGHGTIQEVVRKTLLTYWNTVAFQALYARTSGWAPSAADPAPADRPILDRWLLGELNTLVEEVTQALESYDTQRAGKLLSSFVDDLSNWYVRRSRRRFWQGDAGALRTLHEVIETVTRLMAPLTPFITERVWQDLVVPVTPDAPDSVHLSTWPVADRSLIDPVLSQQMLLVRRLVELGRATRAESGVKTRQPLSRALVAAAGFESLSPELRDQIAEELNVSGLASLSEVGGSLVDTTAKANFRALGKRFGKGVQAVAKAVAAADAAALSLALRSGEASVEVDGETVTLSPDEVIITETPREGWSVASDSGATVALDLEITPELRRAGLARDAIRLIQEARKNSGLDVADRIALRWHSTDEEVRTALTDHAALIADEVLATDFASGEVDAAGDTAYGEPFTDEGLSLTFRLRKA; encoded by the coding sequence ATGACGCAGCCCCAGTACCGCCAGGTGCCCGCCCAGGTCGACCTGCCCGCCCTTGAGCACGCCGTGCTCGACTTCTGGCGCGAGCGCAAGGTCTTCGCCCGTAGCCTCCAGCAGTCCGAGGGACGGCCGGAGTGGGTCTTCTACGAGGGCCCGCCGACCGCCAACGGCATGCCCGGCGCCCACCACATCGAGGCCCGCGTCTTCAAGGACGTCTTCCCCCGGTTCCGCACGATGCAGGGCTACCACGTCGGCCGCAAGGCGGGCTGGGACTGCCACGGCCTGCCGGTCGAGCTGGCCGTGGAGAAGGAGCTGGGCTTCAACGGCAAGAAGGACATCGAGGCGTACGGCATCGCCGAGTTCAACGCCAGGTGCCGGGAGTCGGTGACCCGGCACACCGACGCCTTCACCGAGCTCACGACCCGTATGGGCTACTGGGTCGACCTGGACGACGCGTACCGCACGATGGACCCCGACTACATCCAGTCGGTGTGGTGGTCCCTGAAGCAGATCTTCTCCAAGGGCCTGCTGGTCCAGGACCACCGCGTCGCCCCCTGGTGCCCGCGCTGCGGCACCGGCCTGTCCGACCACGAGCTGGCCCAGGGCTACGAGACCGTCGTGGACCCCTCGGTCTTCGTCCGCCTCCCCCTGACCTCCGGCCCGCTCGCCGGCGAGGCCGCCCTGCTCATCTGGACGACCACCCCCTGGACGCTGGTCTCCAACACCGCCGTGGCCGCCCACCCCGACGTCCGGTACGTCGTGGCCACCGACGGCACGGAGAAGCTGGTCGTCGCCGAACCGCTGCTGGAAAAGGCCCTCGGCGAGGGCTGGAGCGCCACCGGCCAGTCCTTCACCGGCCGTGAGATGGAGCGCTGGGCCTACCGGCGCCCGTTCGACCTGGTGGAGCTGGAAGGTGCCAACTTCGTCGTCAACGCCGAGTACGTCACCACCGAGGACGGTACGGGCCTGGTCCACCAGGCACCGGCCTTCGGCGAGGACGACCTGCGCACCTGCAAGGCGTACGACCTCCCGGTCGTCAACCCGGTCCGGCCCGACGGCACCTTCGCCGAAGACGTCGCCCTGGTCGGCGGCCAGTTCTTCAAGAAGGCCGACGAGGCCCTGGTGGAGGACCTCGCCGCGCGCGGCCTGCTCTTCAAGCACCTCGCCTACGAGCACAGCTACCCGCACTGCTGGCGCTGCCACACCGCGCTCCTCTACTACGCCCAGCCGTCCTGGTACATCCGTACGACCGCGGTCAAGGACGCCCTGCTGCGGGAGAACGAGAAGACCAACTGGTACCCGGAGTCGGTCAAGCACGGCCGCTTCGGCGACTGGCTGAACAACAACATCGACTGGGCGCTGTCCCGCAACCGCTACTGGGGCACGCCGCTGCCCATCTGGCGCTGCGAGCAGGACCACCTCACCTGCGTGGGCTCCCTGGCCGAGCTGTCCGAGCTGACCGGCACCGACCAGTCCGGGCTGGACCCGCACCGCCCGTACATCGACGACGTCACCTTCCCCTGCCCGGCCTGCCAGGACACCGCCACCCGCGTCCCGGAGGTCATCGACGCCTGGTACGACTCGGGCTCGATGCCGTTCGCGCAGTGGGGCTACCCGTACAAGAACCAGGACGTCTTCGACAAGCGCTACCCGGCGCAGTTCATCTCCGAGGCCATCGACCAGACCCGCGGCTGGTTCTACACGCTGATGGCCGTCGGCACGCTCGTCTTCGACAAGTCCTCGTACGAGAACGTCGTCTGCCTGGGCCACATCCTGGCCGAGGACGGCCGGAAGATGTCCAAGCACCTGGGCAACATCCTCCAGCCGATCCCCCTGATGGACCAGCACGGCGCCGACGCGGTCCGCTGGTTCATGGCGGCCGGCGGCTCCCCCTGGGCGGCCCGCCGCGTCGGCCACGGCACGATCCAGGAAGTCGTCCGCAAGACCCTGCTGACCTACTGGAACACCGTCGCCTTCCAGGCCCTGTACGCCCGCACCTCCGGCTGGGCCCCCTCCGCCGCCGACCCGGCGCCGGCCGACCGCCCCATCCTGGACCGCTGGCTGCTCGGCGAGCTGAACACGCTGGTCGAGGAGGTCACCCAGGCGCTGGAGTCCTACGACACCCAGCGCGCCGGCAAGCTGTTGTCGTCCTTCGTGGACGACCTGTCCAACTGGTACGTACGCCGCTCCCGCCGCCGCTTCTGGCAGGGCGACGCGGGCGCGCTGCGCACCCTCCACGAGGTCATCGAGACGGTGACCCGACTGATGGCCCCCCTGACCCCCTTCATCACCGAGCGGGTCTGGCAGGACCTGGTCGTCCCGGTCACCCCGGACGCCCCGGACTCCGTCCACCTCTCCACCTGGCCGGTGGCCGACCGCTCCCTCATCGACCCGGTGCTCTCGCAGCAGATGCTGCTGGTCCGCCGCCTGGTCGAACTGGGCCGGGCCACGCGTGCCGAGTCCGGCGTCAAGACCCGCCAGCCGCTGTCGCGCGCGCTGGTCGCGGCGGCGGGCTTCGAGTCCCTCTCCCCCGAGCTGCGCGACCAGATCGCCGAGGAGCTGAACGTCTCCGGCCTCGCCTCGCTCTCCGAGGTCGGCGGCTCCCTGGTCGACACCACCGCCAAGGCCAACTTCCGGGCGCTGGGCAAGCGGTTCGGCAAGGGCGTACAGGCCGTCGCCAAGGCCGTCGCCGCCGCGGACGCCGCGGCGCTCTCCCTGGCCCTGCGCTCGGGTGAGGCGAGCGTCGAGGTCGACGGGGAGACGGTGACGCTGTCCCCCGACGAGGTGATCATCACCGAGACCCCGCGTGAGGGCTGGTCGGTGGCCTCCGACTCCGGCGCCACCGTCGCCCTGGACCTGGAGATCACCCCGGAGCTGCGCCGCGCCGGGCTGGCCCGTGACGCGATCCGGCTGATCCAGGAGGCCCGCAAGAACAGCGGCCTGGACGTCGCCGACCGGATCGCTCTGCGCTGGCACTCCACCGACGAGGAGGTCCGTACGGCCCTGACCGACCACGCGGCCCTCATCGCGGACGAGGTCCTGGCCACGGACTTCGCCTCCGGCGAGGTGGACGCCGCCGGGGACACCGCGTACGGCGAGCCCTTCACGGACGAGGGCCTGTCCCTGACCTTCCGCCTCCGCAAGGCGTAG
- a CDS encoding TraR/DksA C4-type zinc finger protein produces the protein MVAKKTTAKKSTASAGRTAAKKAAEKAPVKKAAEKAPVKKATAKKAAAKKAVKKTAAAKTVAAGTATNAAPAVKAVAAGTVPAGKTAPPKKTAPAKKTASAKKAVPAKKTGAKTVVAKDTAGGAPTAAADEREGQYAAPHGERHAQQPRAEEDLTEVPRARTAVAAPGELAVRPGEDPWSPAEVAEARTELMAEVGRLRTEIAASEDAIAGLMRDSGDGAGDDEADTGTKNITREHELALASNAREMLSQTERALERLDAGTYGLCENCGNPIGKARMQAFPRATLCVECKQKQERRS, from the coding sequence ATGGTGGCGAAAAAGACCACCGCGAAGAAGAGCACGGCGAGCGCCGGTAGGACCGCGGCCAAGAAGGCGGCCGAGAAGGCCCCGGTCAAGAAGGCGGCCGAGAAGGCCCCGGTCAAGAAGGCCACAGCCAAAAAGGCCGCGGCCAAGAAAGCGGTCAAGAAGACCGCGGCGGCCAAGACCGTGGCGGCCGGGACGGCCACGAACGCGGCGCCTGCCGTCAAGGCGGTGGCCGCCGGGACCGTACCGGCCGGGAAGACCGCACCACCCAAGAAGACCGCACCGGCCAAGAAGACGGCATCGGCCAAGAAGGCGGTGCCCGCGAAGAAGACGGGAGCCAAGACGGTGGTGGCGAAGGACACTGCGGGCGGGGCACCGACCGCCGCGGCCGATGAGCGCGAAGGTCAGTACGCAGCACCGCACGGGGAGCGGCACGCACAGCAGCCACGGGCCGAGGAGGACCTCACGGAGGTGCCCAGGGCCCGTACGGCCGTGGCGGCACCGGGCGAGCTGGCGGTACGGCCCGGCGAGGACCCCTGGTCGCCGGCCGAGGTCGCCGAGGCGCGGACGGAGCTGATGGCCGAGGTGGGGCGGCTGCGTACGGAGATCGCGGCCTCCGAGGACGCGATCGCCGGGCTGATGCGGGACTCCGGTGACGGCGCGGGCGACGATGAGGCGGACACCGGCACCAAGAACATCACCCGCGAACACGAACTGGCGCTGGCCTCCAACGCCCGCGAGATGCTCTCGCAGACCGAGCGGGCCCTGGAGCGGCTGGACGCCGGCACGTACGGGCTGTGCGAGAACTGCGGCAACCCCATCGGAAAGGCGCGTATGCAGGCGTTCCCGAGGGCGACGCTGTGCGTGGAGTGCAAGCAGAAGCAGGAGCGCCGCTCCTGA
- the lspA gene encoding signal peptidase II yields the protein MTEAERITGTPESGPDSGKGPLSGAGQRPDGGQPAEPGTDGGQEAGAEAKTGPAEAGGATGAGAPRRKRRILALLVVAALVYALDLGSKILVVAKLEHHAPVKIIGSLLRLEVIRNRGAAFSIGEALTIFLTAIAVTVIVVIARIARKLYSLPWGIALGLLLGGAFGNLTDRIFRTPGIFEGAVVDFIAPAHFAVFNFADSAIVCGGILIVILSFRGLDPDGTVHKD from the coding sequence GTGACAGAGGCGGAGCGCATCACCGGTACGCCGGAATCCGGGCCGGACTCCGGCAAGGGGCCCCTTTCGGGTGCCGGGCAGCGACCCGACGGGGGACAGCCGGCCGAGCCGGGGACGGACGGCGGCCAGGAGGCCGGGGCCGAGGCCAAGACCGGGCCGGCCGAAGCGGGCGGGGCGACCGGGGCGGGTGCGCCCCGGCGCAAGCGCCGGATCCTCGCGCTCCTCGTGGTTGCCGCCTTGGTGTACGCCCTGGACCTGGGCAGCAAGATCCTGGTGGTCGCCAAGCTGGAGCACCACGCGCCGGTGAAGATCATCGGGTCGCTGCTGCGCCTGGAGGTGATCCGCAACCGTGGTGCCGCCTTCAGCATCGGCGAGGCGCTGACGATCTTCCTCACCGCCATCGCCGTGACCGTGATCGTGGTGATCGCCCGTATCGCGCGCAAGCTCTACAGCCTGCCGTGGGGCATCGCGCTCGGGCTGCTGCTCGGCGGCGCCTTCGGCAACCTCACCGACCGCATCTTCCGTACCCCCGGTATCTTCGAGGGCGCGGTGGTCGACTTCATCGCCCCGGCCCACTTCGCGGTCTTCAACTTCGCCGACTCCGCGATCGTCTGCGGCGGCATCCTGATCGTGATCCTGTCCTTCCGCGGACTGGACCCCGACGGGACCGTTCATAAGGACTGA
- a CDS encoding RluA family pseudouridine synthase: MSTIPEIRTLPVPDGLEGERVDAALARMFGFSRTKAAELAAAGKVRVDGAEVMKSERVRGGAWLEVEMPRSAPPVEIVAEPVEGMEIVHDDDDIVVIVKPVGVAAHPSPGWTGTTVIGGLAAAGYRISTSGAAERQGIVHRLDVGTSGLMVVAKSERAYTLLKQQFRDRTVDKRYHALVQGHPDPLSGTIDAPIGRHPQHDYKWAVTAEGKPSVTHYDLIEAFRAASLLDIKLETGRTHQIRVHMSAHRHPCVGDLTYGADPTLAKRLRVSRQWLHAVRLGFEHPSDGRWVEFESAYPDDLQGALDRVRAESA, translated from the coding sequence GTGAGCACCATTCCCGAGATCCGCACCCTGCCCGTACCGGACGGCCTGGAGGGCGAGCGCGTCGACGCCGCGCTGGCCCGCATGTTCGGCTTCTCTCGTACGAAGGCGGCCGAGCTGGCGGCGGCCGGGAAGGTCCGGGTCGACGGCGCCGAGGTCATGAAGTCCGAGCGGGTGCGCGGCGGCGCCTGGCTGGAAGTGGAGATGCCGCGGTCGGCGCCGCCGGTGGAGATCGTCGCCGAGCCCGTCGAGGGCATGGAGATCGTCCATGACGACGACGACATCGTGGTGATCGTCAAGCCGGTGGGCGTCGCGGCCCACCCGAGCCCCGGATGGACCGGCACGACCGTCATCGGCGGGCTCGCCGCCGCGGGCTACCGGATCTCGACCTCCGGCGCCGCCGAACGCCAGGGCATCGTGCACCGCCTGGACGTGGGCACCTCCGGCCTGATGGTCGTGGCCAAGTCCGAGCGCGCCTACACCCTCCTCAAGCAGCAGTTCAGGGACCGCACGGTCGACAAGCGCTACCACGCGCTGGTGCAGGGCCACCCGGACCCGCTGAGCGGCACGATCGACGCCCCCATCGGCCGCCACCCGCAGCACGACTACAAGTGGGCGGTCACCGCCGAGGGCAAGCCGTCGGTCACGCACTACGACCTCATCGAGGCGTTCCGGGCGGCCAGCCTGCTGGACATCAAGCTGGAGACGGGCCGCACCCACCAGATCCGGGTGCACATGTCCGCCCACCGCCACCCCTGCGTCGGCGACCTCACCTACGGCGCGGACCCCACGCTGGCCAAGCGCCTGCGCGTGAGCCGGCAGTGGCTGCACGCGGTGCGCCTGGGCTTCGAGCACCCCTCCGACGGCCGCTGGGTGGAGTTCGAGAGCGCCTACCCCGACGACCTCCAGGGCGCGCTGGACAGGGTGCGGGCGGAGAGCGCGTAG
- a CDS encoding Na+/H+ antiporter, with translation MDQLALMFVLLLGAVVMVPVGDRLGLPSPVLMTLLGAALALIPFVPNVDLPPEFILPLVLPPLLYAAVQRTSWRQFTANLRPIFLLAVALVFATTAAVAAVAHAVVPGLPVAAAVVLGALVAPPDPVAATAVAGKLGLPRRMVSILEGEGLFNDVTAIVLYHVALAAAVSGSFSAPSAAVALVLSAVVAIAVGLVLGWAANRLMGLLGDPTLQIGLTLLVPFVAYVVAEEFRGSGVLAVLTCALFLAEYAADPDDVMGRLAGYTFWEVVDTLVTGVAFGLIGLELHNTFGTASGRWGEMLRTGAVVVAVVVGVRLLWLLPAAWLAKRMHRLRDYDEDIPMSWRETLIMWWSGMRGVASVALALAIPYETDSGDPFPARDEILFIAFAVVLTTLIVQGLSLPRLVKKLRVRADSEAEEELERELALRVIKAAKRRLKEIMEVEELPEEIADQLSRRAYDIGARIAPDIVDDDRREHFDKRIARVKKVHRVQGEMLSAARHEVLAARSEPGADPEIVDRVLRQLDMRSLRGAPLQ, from the coding sequence GTGGACCAGTTGGCCCTGATGTTCGTCCTGCTCCTGGGGGCCGTGGTCATGGTTCCCGTCGGCGACCGGCTGGGTCTGCCGTCCCCGGTGCTGATGACCCTCCTGGGAGCCGCGCTGGCCCTGATCCCGTTCGTGCCGAACGTGGACCTGCCGCCGGAGTTCATCCTCCCCCTGGTCCTGCCGCCGCTGCTGTACGCCGCCGTGCAGCGCACCTCCTGGCGGCAGTTCACCGCCAACCTCCGGCCGATCTTCCTGCTCGCGGTCGCCCTGGTCTTCGCCACCACGGCGGCCGTCGCCGCGGTCGCGCACGCCGTCGTCCCCGGCCTGCCGGTGGCCGCCGCCGTGGTGCTCGGCGCGCTGGTGGCCCCGCCCGACCCGGTCGCCGCCACCGCGGTCGCCGGCAAGCTGGGCCTGCCCCGCCGCATGGTCTCCATCCTGGAGGGCGAGGGGCTCTTCAACGACGTCACCGCGATCGTGCTCTACCACGTGGCGCTGGCCGCGGCGGTCAGCGGCAGCTTCTCCGCCCCCTCCGCTGCCGTCGCACTCGTCCTGTCGGCGGTGGTCGCCATAGCGGTCGGGCTGGTGCTGGGCTGGGCCGCCAACAGACTGATGGGGCTGCTCGGCGACCCCACGCTGCAGATCGGCCTGACGCTGCTGGTGCCGTTCGTGGCGTACGTGGTGGCCGAGGAGTTCCGGGGCTCGGGCGTGCTGGCCGTGCTGACCTGCGCGCTCTTCCTGGCCGAGTACGCCGCCGACCCTGATGACGTCATGGGCCGGCTCGCCGGCTACACCTTCTGGGAGGTCGTCGACACCCTGGTCACCGGGGTCGCCTTCGGACTCATCGGCCTGGAGCTGCACAACACCTTCGGCACCGCCTCCGGCCGCTGGGGCGAGATGCTGCGGACCGGCGCCGTGGTCGTCGCGGTCGTGGTGGGCGTACGGCTGCTGTGGCTGCTGCCCGCCGCCTGGCTGGCCAAGCGCATGCACCGGCTGCGCGACTACGACGAGGACATCCCCATGAGCTGGCGGGAGACCCTGATCATGTGGTGGTCGGGGATGCGCGGGGTCGCGTCGGTGGCGCTGGCGCTGGCCATCCCGTACGAGACCGACTCCGGCGACCCCTTCCCGGCCCGCGACGAGATCCTCTTCATCGCCTTCGCGGTCGTCCTGACCACCTTGATCGTGCAGGGCCTGTCCCTGCCCCGGCTGGTCAAGAAGCTGCGGGTACGGGCCGACTCGGAAGCCGAGGAGGAGCTGGAGCGGGAGCTGGCGCTACGGGTGATCAAGGCGGCCAAGCGGCGGCTGAAGGAGATCATGGAGGTCGAGGAGCTGCCGGAGGAGATCGCCGACCAGCTCTCCCGCCGCGCGTACGACATAGGAGCCCGCATCGCGCCGGACATCGTGGACGACGACCGGCGGGAGCACTTCGACAAGCGGATCGCGCGGGTGAAGAAGGTGCACCGGGTCCAGGGCGAGATGCTCTCGGCCGCCCGCCACGAGGTGCTCGCCGCCCGCAGCGAGCCCGGCGCCGACCCGGAGATCGTGGACCGGGTGCTGCGCCAGCTCGACATGCGCAGCCTGCGCGGGGCGCCGCTCCAGTAG
- a CDS encoding mechanosensitive ion channel domain-containing protein yields the protein MEDVLRPLVVVGGTIIVTLILGWLTDRALCKVDAARPDTPLWGLLRRCRIPLQLLLAAALLRGSYDETDIGLVRDHQAGIGQCLSLVLIAATAWLAIRASAAIVESTYSRYAAVARDAARVRRVRTQVTLIQRVVTAVVIVVAAASMLLTFPEMRTVGQSMLASAGLLGIVAGIAAQSTLGNLFAGLQIAFGDMVRIGDTVVVEREWGTVEEITLTFLTVRTWDERRITMPVSYFTNKPFENWSRGGAQMTGTVFFHLDHAAPVEKMREKLHEILQDSADWDGRAWSLVVTDTTPSTIQVRALVTARDSDAIWSVRCEVRERMIEWLRTEHPYALPRIATAPAPGSSGESGPYLYEGPEPDRGPGPGSRGARS from the coding sequence ATGGAGGACGTGCTGCGTCCGCTCGTCGTCGTGGGCGGGACGATAATCGTCACGCTGATTCTGGGCTGGCTCACCGACCGGGCCCTGTGCAAGGTCGACGCCGCCCGGCCGGACACTCCCCTGTGGGGTCTGCTGCGGCGCTGCCGCATACCGCTCCAGTTGCTGCTGGCCGCCGCCCTGCTGCGCGGCTCGTACGACGAGACCGACATCGGCCTCGTCCGGGACCACCAGGCGGGCATCGGGCAGTGCCTGTCGCTGGTGCTGATCGCGGCCACGGCGTGGCTGGCCATCAGAGCCTCCGCGGCCATCGTGGAGTCCACCTACAGCCGTTATGCGGCCGTCGCCCGGGACGCGGCCCGGGTACGGCGCGTACGGACCCAGGTGACGCTGATCCAGCGTGTGGTGACGGCCGTGGTCATCGTGGTCGCCGCGGCCTCGATGCTGCTGACCTTCCCCGAGATGCGCACCGTCGGCCAGTCCATGCTGGCCTCCGCCGGACTGCTGGGCATCGTCGCCGGTATCGCGGCGCAGTCCACGCTCGGCAACCTCTTCGCGGGGCTCCAGATCGCCTTCGGTGACATGGTGCGCATAGGCGACACGGTGGTCGTGGAGCGCGAGTGGGGCACGGTCGAGGAGATCACCCTGACCTTCTTGACCGTACGGACCTGGGACGAGCGCCGGATAACGATGCCGGTGTCCTACTTCACCAACAAGCCCTTCGAGAACTGGTCGCGCGGCGGCGCGCAGATGACCGGCACCGTCTTCTTCCACCTCGACCACGCCGCCCCGGTGGAGAAGATGCGCGAGAAGCTGCACGAGATCCTCCAGGACAGCGCGGACTGGGACGGCCGCGCCTGGAGCCTGGTGGTCACCGACACCACACCCTCCACGATCCAGGTACGGGCCCTGGTCACCGCCCGGGATTCCGACGCGATCTGGTCGGTCCGCTGCGAGGTGCGCGAGCGGATGATCGAGTGGCTGCGTACGGAGCACCCGTACGCGCTGCCGCGGATCGCCACCGCCCCGGCCCCCGGGAGCTCCGGCGAGAGCGGTCCGTACCTGTACGAGGGGCCGGAGCCGGACAGGGGGCCGGGCCCGGGTTCCCGGGGAGCGCGGTCCTAG
- a CDS encoding dienelactone hydrolase family protein, translated as MAHAPSTVVLFHSVCGLRPAVHAAADKLRAAGHEVIVPDLFEGRTATTVEDGTAIKDEIGKDELLRRAVTAVAPYSDRGLVYAGFSFGGAVAQNLALADEKARGLLLLHGTSDIADDAFVDDLPVQLHVADPDPFEPHDWLNAWYLRMCRAGADVEVYRYPGAGHLFTDDGLPDHDEEAAESTWKVALGFLGSL; from the coding sequence GTGGCCCATGCCCCCTCGACCGTTGTTCTGTTCCATTCGGTGTGCGGCCTGCGGCCCGCGGTGCACGCCGCGGCCGACAAGCTGCGTGCGGCGGGCCACGAGGTGATCGTGCCGGATCTCTTCGAGGGGCGGACCGCGACGACCGTCGAGGACGGCACGGCGATCAAGGACGAGATCGGCAAGGACGAGCTGCTGCGGCGGGCCGTGACGGCGGTCGCGCCCTATTCCGACCGGGGCCTGGTCTACGCCGGGTTCTCCTTCGGCGGGGCGGTGGCGCAGAACCTCGCGCTGGCGGACGAAAAGGCGCGCGGGCTGCTCCTGCTGCACGGTACCTCGGACATCGCGGACGACGCCTTTGTGGACGACCTGCCCGTGCAGTTGCACGTCGCGGACCCGGACCCCTTCGAGCCGCACGACTGGCTCAACGCCTGGTACCTGCGGATGTGCCGGGCCGGTGCGGACGTGGAGGTCTACCGCTACCCCGGCGCGGGGCACCTGTTCACCGACGACGGTCTGCCGGACCACGACGAGGAGGCGGCCGAGAGCACCTGGAAGGTGGCTCTCGGCTTCCTCGGCTCACTTTGA
- a CDS encoding alkaline phosphatase D family protein, translated as MTDHDQISRRTAVTAVAATAALLPFASAATARAQERPAPGAFFLHGVASGDPLPDGILLWTRVTPTPDAVPGSGRGPAATVSWELAADKDFGTVVARGTVTASAATDHTVKADVRGLTPATTYYYRFGLDGTYSPVGRTRTAPAPDADASNIRFGVVSCANWEAGYFSAYRHLADRADLDAVLHLGDYIYEYKSGEYPAAKYVVRPHAPTHEIISLADYRIRHGIHKTDPDALAMHATHPVIAIWDDHEFADNAWSGGANNHTPGTEGEWSARMAAAKQAYFEWMPVRTSTAGTTYRRLRFGKLADLHLLDLRSFRDQQAKAGSGAVDDPDRTITGRAQLDWLKAGLERSDTAWRLVGTSVMISQVAFGSVPAKLLAPLAKLLGLPQEGLAVNTDQWDGYTDDRRELLSHLHDRRIDNTVFLTGDIHMAWANDVPLKAADYPSEPPVATEFVVTSVTSDNVDDFLHVAPHTVSLVGVAAIKAANRHVKWLDMDSHGYGVLDVDARRTQMDYFAVSDRADKNATSKHIRSYRTLAGTQRVEAVDQPVR; from the coding sequence GTGACCGATCATGACCAGATCTCGCGCCGTACCGCCGTTACGGCCGTAGCGGCCACCGCCGCTCTCCTGCCGTTCGCCTCCGCGGCCACCGCCCGCGCCCAGGAGCGGCCGGCCCCCGGCGCCTTCTTCCTGCACGGCGTCGCCTCCGGTGACCCGCTCCCCGACGGCATCCTGCTGTGGACCCGCGTCACCCCCACCCCCGACGCCGTACCCGGCTCCGGCCGGGGGCCGGCCGCCACGGTGAGCTGGGAGCTGGCGGCGGACAAGGACTTCGGCACGGTGGTCGCGCGGGGAACCGTGACCGCCTCCGCCGCCACCGACCACACCGTCAAGGCGGACGTACGGGGCCTGACGCCCGCCACCACCTACTACTACCGCTTCGGCCTGGACGGCACGTACTCCCCCGTCGGCCGCACCCGCACCGCCCCGGCGCCCGACGCCGACGCCTCCAACATCCGCTTCGGCGTGGTCTCCTGCGCCAACTGGGAGGCCGGCTACTTCTCCGCGTACCGCCATCTCGCCGACCGGGCCGACCTGGACGCGGTGCTCCACCTCGGCGACTACATATACGAGTACAAGTCCGGCGAATACCCGGCCGCGAAGTACGTGGTGCGCCCGCACGCCCCCACGCACGAGATCATCTCGCTCGCCGATTACCGCATCCGCCACGGCATCCACAAGACCGACCCGGACGCCCTGGCCATGCACGCCACCCACCCCGTCATCGCCATCTGGGACGACCACGAGTTCGCCGACAACGCCTGGTCGGGCGGGGCCAACAACCACACCCCGGGCACCGAGGGCGAGTGGTCCGCGCGGATGGCCGCCGCCAAGCAGGCCTACTTCGAGTGGATGCCCGTACGGACCTCCACCGCCGGCACCACCTACCGGCGGCTGCGCTTCGGCAAGCTCGCCGACCTGCACCTGCTGGACCTGCGGTCCTTCCGCGACCAGCAGGCCAAGGCCGGCAGCGGGGCGGTGGACGACCCGGACCGTACGATCACCGGGCGGGCCCAGTTGGACTGGCTCAAGGCCGGACTGGAGCGCTCGGACACCGCCTGGCGGCTGGTCGGCACCTCCGTGATGATCTCCCAGGTCGCCTTCGGCTCCGTACCGGCCAAGCTGCTGGCGCCGCTGGCCAAGCTGCTCGGCCTGCCCCAGGAGGGGCTGGCGGTCAACACCGACCAGTGGGACGGCTACACCGACGACCGGCGCGAGCTGCTGAGCCACCTGCACGACCGGCGCATCGACAACACCGTCTTCCTGACCGGCGACATCCACATGGCCTGGGCCAACGACGTGCCGCTGAAGGCCGCGGACTACCCGTCCGAGCCGCCGGTCGCCACCGAGTTCGTGGTCACCTCGGTCACCTCCGACAACGTGGACGACTTCCTCCACGTCGCCCCGCACACCGTCTCACTGGTCGGCGTCGCCGCCATCAAGGCGGCCAACCGGCACGTGAAGTGGCTGGACATGGACTCGCACGGCTACGGCGTCCTGGACGTCGACGCCCGGCGTACGCAGATGGACTACTTCGCCGTCTCGGACCGGGCCGACAAGAACGCCACCAGCAAGCACATCCGCTCCTACCGGACACTGGCGGGAACGCAGCGGGTGGAGGCCGTGGACCAGCCGGTGCGCTGA